Genomic segment of Apostichopus japonicus isolate 1M-3 chromosome 8, ASM3797524v1, whole genome shotgun sequence:
AGACCTTGGAAAATGAATGTCTAAGAAACCTGTTCATTCCAGCATAAACCATTGGATTAAGAGCAGAGTTAATTAGAGCTAGAAGACAACTAATATAATGTAACTGATACAACGGATGTGTGTCATAGTGGCTGAAATGGATGAGGAGCATCGGTAACCAACACACTATGAAGGTGAGGTACACGACCAGCATCATACGGGTCACTGCGACCTCCTCTTTGGAGAGCCCTGCATTCGACGATCTACCCTGGGAAGAAGACCCTTCTACCCTCCGTCTCGTTTTTCTTATCTTCAGAAACGTCAGTGCGAAAAAGTACGGTATGACGATCATGCAAGGCACGCACGCGACCAGAAACGCTGTGGTCAGAGACCACCAGGCTTTAGGGTTTTCATTGTTTATATAGCAGGCATGTATTTCTTCTACATAGAGGGCTTCTCCGCCTACTGTCAAAGCCATGATACTAATAGATGCACCCACTACCCACGTTCCAACCAAAATTAAAGCGGTCCCTTGTCGGGTGAAGTATTTCCTGTATATCTGGCGTGGTTTCGTGATGATCATGTAACGGTCCACGGCGATGCATTGCAACGTGGTGATGGAGGTGAAGACGAAGATGAACGTGATGTGCAATAGCACCGGACAAACCCATCGGTCCTGACCGATCATACTGCTCTCTTTGAATAGACCCAGGATAATTGTGGTCACACCAGCAATGAGAGCTCCAAAGTCTGATACGGACAAATTAGCTATGAAGGCATTCGATGTGGTGTGCAACCTCTTGACAAAGTAAATGGCTATCAAGACCAAGACATTACCAGCCGCTCCGATAGCAAGAACAAGGACACTTAGTAGTGTCAGTATGACTGCAAATGGTTCATCGTGGATGCTGGAAACTGATGAATTAGACATTCTTTGGTTTTCTAAGGCAAAAACCTTCAAAACCGTTCTAATATCTCTTTTATAACGCACCTCCACTCTGATGGTGACAAAGTTTTCTGTAAAGTCTTATAAGCTTCTTGGTGTACTGTTTACTTCATGTTGTTTATTTCCCATCAAAggaattaaataattaataaattttTACTCTGATATTCCATGAAAGAAAATGTGTACTTCTCAAAGATTTCAAATCATTCAACTTACGTCTGATGGCGATGAGAATCCAAACAACAACGATGCGAAAAGAAATACATCCACAAAAATATTAACAGATGTAAACTTTTTGGAACTTCGAACTGTCGGTAGCAAGTGTCACAATATGTGTTGCACAGCGAGTGTGTAAAACAtgtcaaaacaaatatttaaaaaatagcaaaatagATTACAGGGTAACATCTCATCCACTTTTCCTGTTTGTTTGCGGTTTTTTTCGGTGGCAAATGTAACTGAAACCTATCAGTCTGATTTGATTCTTTGCGATGAACttaaaactgaaaaagaaaCTCCGAGTGGACCGTTCAGTTGCAAGCATCATCAAAACATCCAGTTACTTGCGATTACAAAGCAAAACATTCCTTTCTAAAAACTGAAGAAAGATTGATACCATTCTTTCCTTCCATGTTCCAATACATAAACTACTGTATAAGGCACCTATCAAACACTTTCAGACAAGAAAGAATTAATTGCAACACGCCAGAGTTTTTTTCTTCCAGAATGCAGAGACAAATGCGGGACAAAGGCCAGACTGGAATCATTTGGAAAATGGAGTGCACTTCAGCAAGTAGAACCACGTCAGAGATACAGGAAATACAGGGCTCTCCTCAAGATCTTTCAAAAGTTCTTGATAGCAAAACCATAAATAAATTTCTTAACAGC
This window contains:
- the LOC139970628 gene encoding delta-type opioid receptor-like; protein product: MSNSSVSSIHDEPFAVILTLLSVLVLAIGAAGNVLVLIAIYFVKRLHTTSNAFIANLSVSDFGALIAGVTTIILGLFKESSMIGQDRWVCPVLLHITFIFVFTSITTLQCIAVDRYMIITKPRQIYRKYFTRQGTALILVGTWVVGASISIMALTVGGEALYVEEIHACYINNENPKAWWSLTTAFLVACVPCMIVIPYFFALTFLKIRKTRRRVEGSSSQGRSSNAGLSKEEVAVTRMMLVVYLTFIVCWLPMLLIHFSHYDTHPLYQLHYISCLLALINSALNPMVYAGMNRFLRHSFSKVLKCAPAHSRENTSISLNYTANQHF